From Nicotiana tabacum cultivar K326 chromosome 22, ASM71507v2, whole genome shotgun sequence, one genomic window encodes:
- the LOC107785898 gene encoding ADP,ATP carrier protein 1, mitochondrial-like, translating to MTIDQPQYYPSVAHKVSGNFLVRSTQNRDLLAYQRQYKYGNQTRPLLHQCEGKYDMSMVSSYSSPVFVQAPSEKGFSSFAVDFLMGGVSAAVSKTAAAPIERVKLLIQNQDEMIKAGRLSKPYSGITECFSRTMKEEGIMSLWRGNTANVIRYFPTQALNFAFKDYFKRLFNFKKERDGYWKWFAGNLASGGAAGASSLFFVYSLDYARTRLANDAKAAKGGGERQFNGLVDVYKKTLASDGVAGLYRGFNISCVGIIVYRGLYFGLYDSLKPVVLTGGLQDSFFASFALGWLITNGAGLASYPIDTVRRRMMMTSGEAVKYKSSMDAFTQILKNEGAKSLFKGAGANILRAIAGAGVLSGYDKLQMLVLGKKYGSGGA from the exons ATGACGATTGATCAGCCACAATACTACCCCTCTGTTGCTCATAAGGTATCTGGCAACTTCCTGGTTAGATCTACCCAAAATCGGGATCTTCTGGCATATCAAAGGCAATATAAATATGGAAATCAGACGAGACCTTTGTTGCATCAATGTGAAGGAAAATATGACATGTCCATGGTTTCGTCCTACTCATCGCCAGTTTTTGTTCAAGCTCCTTCAGAGAAAGGTTTTTCCAGCTTTGCAGTTGATTTTCTTATGGGTGGTGTCTCAGCAGCAGTGTCAAAGACAGCAGCCGCTCCAATTGAGCGCGTCAAACTCCTGATCCAAAACCAGGACGAAATGATCAAGGCTGGTCGGTTGTCAAAACCATACAGTGGCATAACTGAATGTTTTAGCCGAACAATGAAAGAAGAAGGGATTATGTCATTGTGGAGAGGCAATACAGCCAACGTTATTCGTTATTTCCCAACTCAG GCCTTGAATTTTGCATTTAAAGATTACTTCAAGAGGCTTTTTAACTTCAAAAAGGAAAGAGACGGTTACTGGAAATGGTTCGCTGGCAACCTTGCATCAGGAGGTGCAGCTGGtgcatcttcccttttctttgtgTATTCCCTTGACTATGCCCGAACAAGGCTTGCAAATGATGCTAAGGCTGCAAAAGGTGGAGGGGAGCGACAGTTCAATGGCCTTGTTGATGTCTACAAGAAGACATTAGCATCTGATGGAGTTGCTGGACTTTACCGTGGATTCAATATCTCATGTGTTGGGATCATTGTGTACCGTGGTCTCTACTTTGGTTTGTATGATTCTTTGAAACCAGTTGTCCTCACTGGAGGCCTACAG GATAGCTTCTTTGCTAGCTTTGCACTAGGGTGGTTAATTACAAATGGTGCTGGACTTGCATCCTATCCAATTGACACTGTTCGTCGGAGAATGATGATGACATCTGGTGAAGCAGTGAAATACAAAAGCTCAATGGATGCTTTTACTCAAATATTGAAGAATGAGGGTGCAAAGTCTCTCTTCAAGGGGGCTGGTGCAAACATTCTTCGTGCCATTGCTGGCGCTGGTGTCCTTTCTGGCTACGACAAACTTCAAATGCTTGTACTCGGAAAGAAGTATGGATCCGGTGGTGCTTAA
- the LOC107785899 gene encoding uncharacterized protein LOC107785899 — translation MEIAIIDWKTIDSRFVKDDLLEHFNAPQWVDFLAPDAPVDDDAWFCKPDCNHPKTVEDFYKATTPSCSSKLQRSASVSDIPLGERNRRDATLKKRGQIQPSVSLNKDLKYDKIVEDSENQNPNFATPPRFRTKLMKQAIKSSAEKKPVDDNISLQKEQQMPKLRSTLSARNLFAGGDLLNKVTDFCNELKKLVTIRTKEKENGANENLETSPLMGNKQKAKDCIVDDEQRERKPLLEMTKETNETVSKSNIKEKQRRKLLRNDNAENTPILVDVKNIKRKDEDILSQIRTNPPTPQCFSASRGTTKATPSKAKYRPLETRGILQELEQSSNEEKRKEDQGKMMSNNQQGQRGGAIVAEKEAAARALDVFWFLKPCTLSS, via the exons ATGGAGATAGCCATAATTGATTGGAAAACGATTGATTCAAGATTTGTTAAAGATGATCTTTTGGAGCATTTTAACGCCCCTCAATGGGTTGATTTTCTTGCTCCTGATGCtcctgttgatgatgatgcttgGTTCTGCAAACCTG ATTGTAATCATCCAAAGACAGTGGAAGATTTCTATAAAGCAACTACCCCTTCTTGCTCTTCTAAG CTTCAAAGATCAGCTAGTGTATCAGATATACCTCTCGGGGAACGAAATAGGAG AGATGCAACATTAAAAAAGAGAGGGCAAATTCAACCATCAGTGTCATTGAACAAGGACTTGAAATATGATAAGATTGTGGAAGATAGTGAGAATCAGAATCCCAATTTTGCAACCCCTCCGCGGTTCAGGACTAAATTGATGAAACAAGCAATCAAGTCAAGCGCGGAGAAGAAGCCGGTTGATGATAATATCTCCTTGCAAAAAGAACAACAGATGCCAAAGTTGAGAAGTACTCTTTCAGCTAGGAATCTTTTTGCTGGTGGTGATTTGTTGAATAAGGTGACTGACTTCTGCAATGAGCTGAAGAAACTAGTAACCATCAGAACTAAAGAGAAAGAGAATGGTGCAAATGAGAACTTGGAAACAAGTCCACTAATGGGGAATAAACAAAAGGCAAAAGATTGTATTGTTGATGATGAGCAAAGGGAAAGGAAGCCATTGCTTGAGATGACTAAAGAGACTAATGAAACAGTGTCAAAAAGCAACATTAAGGAGAAACAGAGAAGGAAACTACT GAGAAATGATAATGCAGAAAACACACCAATACTTGTGGATGTGAAGAACATAAAGCGCAAAGATGAAGATATCTTGTCCCAGATCCGCACGAATCCTCCTACTCCTCAGTGTTTCTCAGCCAGCCGTGGAACTACAAAGGCCACTCCATCTAAGGCAAAGTATAGACCTCTG GAGACAAGGGGTATCCTTCAAGAACTGGAACAGAGCAGCAATGAAGAGAAGAGAAAGGAAGATCAAGGGAAGATGATGAGTAATAATCAACAAGGACAGAGAGGTGGTGCTATTGTTGCTGAAAAAGAAGCTGCTGCTAGAGCTTTGGATGTCTTCTGGTTCTTGAAACCTTGCACTCTTTCCAGCTGA